The following coding sequences lie in one Candidatus Nitrospira nitrificans genomic window:
- a CDS encoding nucleoside deaminase: MQFVIQLTLTNVTAKTGGPFGAAVFESQTGRLIAVGVNIVEPTNCSLAHAEVVALANAHRTLKQFDLGAPGLPKLELITSCEPCAMCYGAILWSGVRKVVCAARASDATAIGFDEAPKPKNWVATLEDRGISVTRDRCRDEAIAVFQRYQRIGGRIYNARKGS, translated from the coding sequence ATGCAATTCGTCATCCAACTGACCCTGACCAATGTCACCGCTAAAACCGGTGGTCCTTTCGGCGCTGCCGTGTTTGAATCGCAAACAGGGCGGCTCATCGCCGTCGGGGTCAACATCGTCGAACCCACCAACTGTTCTCTTGCTCACGCTGAAGTCGTCGCCCTCGCCAATGCACACCGGACTCTGAAGCAGTTCGATCTTGGCGCACCCGGTCTGCCGAAGCTTGAACTGATCACAAGCTGCGAGCCCTGTGCCATGTGTTATGGCGCAATCCTTTGGTCCGGAGTTCGCAAAGTCGTCTGCGCGGCGCGAGCGTCCGATGCAACGGCGATCGGGTTTGACGAAGCTCCGAAACCAAAAAACTGGGTGGCGACGCTGGAAGACCGAGGAATTTCCGTGACCCGCGATCGTTGCCGAGATGAGGCGATCGCGGTCTTCCAACGTTATCAGCGAATCGGCGGTCGAATTTACAATGCCCGGAAGGGATCGTAG
- a CDS encoding sulfurtransferase — translation MKHPLLIDTETLQQQLGRPDLVVIDVRGKATYEFGGHIPGAVHSTWHEYSDPNAVAKGLLNPALGEIERILQRLGVNQDSDVVIYSNPFDNWGDEGRMFWMLEYLGHTRLRILNGGWVKWTAEKRPFEHGPVSPAKGNFKAQPRPDVIAWKNDVKGLVGGPHPQTAILDARSVEEYLGKEVSGLPRPGHIPSAIHVAWNGFLNKDATVKELSVIREMLAAKGIDNGQDVICYCTGGVRSAWLYFILKLVGYSKLRNYPGSWWEWSRDFACPAEKDLHALQKMLGFDPASKPS, via the coding sequence ATGAAGCATCCGTTATTGATCGACACCGAAACACTCCAGCAGCAATTAGGCCGTCCTGATCTTGTCGTCATCGACGTCCGAGGCAAGGCTACGTATGAGTTCGGCGGGCATATTCCCGGGGCCGTGCATTCCACATGGCATGAGTACAGCGATCCCAATGCCGTTGCGAAAGGATTACTGAATCCGGCTCTCGGTGAGATCGAGCGTATTCTCCAGCGGCTTGGGGTCAATCAGGACAGCGACGTCGTGATCTATTCCAATCCCTTCGACAATTGGGGCGATGAAGGGCGGATGTTTTGGATGTTGGAATATCTGGGACACACCCGGTTGCGTATTTTGAATGGTGGGTGGGTGAAGTGGACCGCCGAGAAGCGGCCGTTTGAGCATGGACCGGTCTCCCCGGCGAAGGGAAATTTCAAAGCTCAACCACGGCCGGATGTGATCGCGTGGAAGAACGACGTGAAAGGCCTCGTCGGTGGGCCGCATCCGCAGACGGCGATTCTCGATGCGCGGAGCGTTGAAGAGTATCTCGGCAAGGAGGTATCGGGTCTTCCCCGGCCCGGGCACATCCCTTCAGCCATACACGTGGCGTGGAATGGGTTCTTGAATAAGGATGCGACGGTTAAAGAGCTGTCCGTGATCAGGGAGATGTTGGCCGCGAAGGGGATAGACAACGGGCAGGACGTCATTTGCTATTGCACAGGCGGAGTGCGATCAGCCTGGCTCTATTTCATTCTCAAGCTGGTCGGATATTCGAAGCTCAGAAACTACCCCGGCTCGTGGTGGGAGTGGAGTCGTGACTTTGCCTGTCCGGCCGAAAAAGACCTCCATGCGCTTCAGAAAATGCTTGGATTTGATCCGGCCTCCAAGCCTTCTTGA
- a CDS encoding tetratricopeptide repeat protein, translated as MPNPRIEPLKKVLAIDPNDDVAWFGLGKAYMDDGNFEEAAKALQQCVIVKPTYSAAYYGLAQSLQKLERLDECRTVCATGIDVSTKNGDAMVTKNLEALKLSLPS; from the coding sequence ATGCCGAATCCACGAATCGAGCCGCTGAAGAAAGTTCTTGCCATAGACCCGAACGATGACGTGGCCTGGTTCGGCTTGGGGAAAGCCTATATGGACGACGGGAACTTTGAAGAAGCCGCGAAGGCGTTGCAGCAATGTGTCATCGTCAAGCCCACCTACTCGGCTGCCTATTATGGGCTCGCGCAATCCCTCCAGAAGCTGGAGCGCCTCGACGAATGCCGAACCGTCTGCGCGACGGGCATTGACGTCTCAACGAAGAACGGCGACGCCATGGTGACGAAGAATCTTGAGGCGTTGAAGCTTTCGTTGCCGTCGTGA
- a CDS encoding histone deacetylase family protein, with amino-acid sequence MGNTGLVYHPTYLEHDMGVGHPESPDRLRAIMQQLATSGTAARLVSIEPRKAEDEWITQVHNPNYLASLNRQAPTSGRVSLDPDTSMSPGTLHAAYFAAGGALAAVDAIMAQEVDHVFCAVRPPGHHAEAGRAMGFCFFNNVAIAARYIQKKHGLTRVLIVDWDVHHGNGTQHSFEDDPSVLFFSTHQYPHYPGTGRGTERGKETGEGFTINVPMEAGEGDDEYRAVFQKVLVAAADDFKPEFVIISAGFDAHKDDPLAGMGLTESGYAELTEIVAGIAKRHANGRILSALEGGYNLRALAASVDVHIKALLNA; translated from the coding sequence ATGGGAAACACCGGTCTCGTTTATCATCCGACGTATCTTGAGCATGACATGGGAGTCGGGCATCCGGAATCTCCCGATCGGCTGCGCGCCATCATGCAGCAATTGGCGACGAGTGGAACCGCTGCTCGACTGGTCAGCATCGAACCGCGAAAGGCCGAGGATGAGTGGATCACGCAGGTCCACAATCCCAATTATCTGGCGTCGCTCAACCGACAAGCGCCTACGAGTGGCCGAGTTTCGCTCGATCCTGATACGTCCATGTCTCCAGGCACACTGCATGCCGCGTATTTCGCGGCAGGAGGGGCATTGGCGGCGGTCGATGCCATCATGGCACAGGAGGTCGATCACGTGTTCTGCGCTGTTCGGCCTCCCGGTCACCATGCCGAAGCCGGGCGGGCGATGGGGTTCTGTTTCTTCAATAATGTGGCGATTGCCGCGCGGTATATCCAGAAAAAACATGGGCTCACCAGAGTGCTGATCGTCGATTGGGACGTCCATCACGGGAATGGGACGCAGCATAGTTTCGAGGACGATCCTTCTGTCTTGTTTTTCAGCACACATCAATATCCCCATTATCCCGGCACGGGTCGAGGAACCGAGCGAGGCAAAGAGACGGGAGAGGGGTTCACGATCAATGTGCCGATGGAGGCCGGTGAGGGGGACGACGAGTATCGGGCCGTATTTCAGAAAGTGCTCGTGGCGGCAGCCGATGATTTCAAGCCGGAGTTTGTCATCATCTCAGCCGGCTTCGATGCGCATAAAGATGATCCGTTGGCCGGTATGGGATTGACGGAATCCGGCTATGCGGAGTTGACCGAGATCGTGGCGGGTATCGCGAAACGCCACGCGAACGGTCGCATTCTATCTGCGCTCGAAGGCGGCTACAATCTGAGGGCGCTCGCCGCCTCTGTTGATGTCCACATCAAGGCGCTGTTGAACGCGTGA